In Anaerobacillus isosaccharinicus, one genomic interval encodes:
- a CDS encoding helix-turn-helix domain-containing protein, with the protein MCIGVNPKKEIDQYIAFLSSLTVAGGISLHLCQNNSQIGTEDYFIDFIEHFIRHQDQELYQFITKIKDHVTKFINFIHDNNNQNIQKASSLVGIDLSIIENYMNNNELLSILKGVKRVLENKSGNSKESEILGLIYFYVKQQENIEKLSYLSNVQEDLRNQFKSYLNQNYIIETEISLHDPFLHNSNKIEEKALFQDLQLTPREIDVLNLVLKGLNNREIAESLYISDHTVKNHVTKILQKLDVSDRSQAIAKIYQMYYLPRN; encoded by the coding sequence TTGTGTATTGGAGTAAATCCTAAGAAAGAGATAGATCAATATATAGCTTTTTTATCAAGTTTAACAGTGGCAGGGGGAATTTCTCTCCATCTTTGCCAGAACAATAGTCAAATAGGAACAGAGGACTACTTTATTGATTTTATTGAGCATTTTATTAGACACCAAGATCAGGAGCTTTATCAATTTATTACAAAGATAAAAGATCATGTCACAAAATTCATAAACTTTATACATGATAACAATAATCAGAACATACAGAAGGCCAGTAGTTTAGTTGGTATTGATCTCTCTATAATTGAAAATTATATGAATAATAATGAGCTGCTCTCAATTTTAAAAGGAGTAAAGCGAGTGCTCGAAAACAAGTCTGGAAATTCAAAAGAAAGCGAAATACTTGGTCTTATTTATTTTTATGTGAAACAACAAGAAAATATTGAGAAACTTTCTTACCTTTCTAACGTTCAAGAAGATCTCCGAAACCAGTTCAAGTCGTATCTTAACCAAAATTATATTATTGAAACAGAAATTTCTTTACACGACCCTTTTTTGCATAATAGCAACAAAATAGAAGAAAAAGCACTTTTTCAGGATTTACAATTAACCCCTAGAGAAATTGATGTTTTAAACTTGGTATTGAAAGGGTTAAATAACCGTGAAATTGCTGAAAGTTTATATATTAGTGACCATACCGTAAAAAACCACGTTACCAAAATACTACAAAAACTAGATGTGAGTGACCGTTCTCAGGCGATAGCTAAAATTTACCAAATGTATTATTTACCTCGAAATTAA